A window from Bacteroidota bacterium encodes these proteins:
- a CDS encoding phage tail protein, translated as MSLLDMFKYPPVGFHFAVVIELFPQTPQDLRFQSVSGLSVDITTEGVAEGGENRFKHQFPGVPNYGKLVLKRGMFTGSLMINWVRNAVEKFQFEPANVIITLLNDMHLPTAVWQVYGAYPVKWSVSDFDAEQSTIVVETIELAYQHFQQVGIGDLLSGNISVSASVGF; from the coding sequence ATGAGTTTACTAGACATGTTCAAATATCCCCCGGTAGGTTTCCACTTTGCAGTAGTTATCGAATTATTTCCACAAACACCGCAGGACTTACGTTTTCAGAGTGTAAGCGGATTGAGTGTGGATATAACTACTGAAGGGGTGGCCGAAGGTGGTGAAAACCGTTTCAAACATCAGTTCCCAGGTGTTCCCAATTATGGTAAGCTGGTTTTGAAAAGAGGAATGTTCACCGGTTCATTAATGATAAACTGGGTACGAAATGCGGTTGAAAAATTTCAGTTTGAACCGGCCAATGTAATCATCACTTTATTGAATGATATGCACCTGCCAACAGCTGTATGGCAGGTTTACGGTGCCTATCCTGTAAAATGGAGTGTATCTGATTTTGATGCTGAGCAAAGCACAATAGTTGTTGAAACCATTGAACTTGCCTATCAGCATTTTCAGCAGGTGGGCATAGGCGATCTGCTCAGTGGTAATATATCTGTATCTGCATCGGTGGGTTTTTAA
- a CDS encoding phage tail protein, translated as MANYPIPKFHFRVEWGGTNIGFSEVSGMNIENKVIEYRDGISPEFSKIKMPGMREYSNISLKRGTFKGDNEFYKWLNTISLNTVDRRDLTISLLNEKHEPVVVWKVHNAFPIKVQSTDLKADGSDVAIEQLDLAHEGLSIENG; from the coding sequence ATGGCAAATTATCCTATTCCAAAATTTCATTTCCGTGTAGAGTGGGGCGGCACTAATATCGGTTTTTCGGAAGTGAGTGGAATGAACATAGAAAATAAAGTAATCGAATACCGGGATGGAATCTCTCCTGAGTTCAGCAAAATAAAAATGCCTGGTATGAGAGAATACAGTAATATCTCACTCAAACGCGGAACTTTTAAAGGTGATAATGAATTTTATAAATGGCTCAACACGATCTCACTGAATACCGTTGACCGCCGCGACCTTACCATCAGCCTGCTGAATGAAAAACATGAACCGGTGGTGGTATGGAAAGTACATAATGCATTTCCTATTAAAGTACAAAGCACCGACCTTAAAGCAGATGGAAGCGATGTAGCAATCGAACAACTTGACCTGGCACATGAAGGGTTGTCTATCGAAAACGGATAA
- a CDS encoding phage tail sheath family protein yields MADVFKTPGVYVKEIPTFPPSIAEVETAIPAFIGYTEKASFNGIDLVKKPTRITSLLEYETIFGKAQKERSITVTITDVMDGTAVTSRSIKAESDETKQSKFKMYYSLQMFFANGGGPCYIVSVGTYENKATAPAKADIDKDKLSDGLAEIAKFDEPTLLVFPDATTLDNDKYSTLLAEALKQCSDLQDRFTVMDVKPDKSGTNVVNDSMNDFRNAQMTESVIDKLKYGAAYFPYINTSLNFRYDDSDVSVIYQQVTAGVSKTLTNADDNADGDAADIENIKLSHITTPLDALDVDIVKGLNLMKNPQPNPAPPKPVIAPNTELYNLIKGELSKVTITLPPSGAVVGQYASVDSARGVWKAPANVSLSSVSSAAVKISHNDQMNLNVDPTSGKSINAIRYFTGKGLLIWGSRTLAGNDNEWRYVPVRRFFNFAEESIKKGSEWVVFEPNDANTWVRVKAMIENFLLKQWRAGALAGAKPEHAFFVKVGLGVTMTALDILEGRMNIEVGMAVVRPAEFIILKFSHKLQES; encoded by the coding sequence ATGGCAGATGTTTTTAAAACCCCCGGGGTGTATGTAAAAGAAATACCCACCTTTCCGCCATCCATTGCCGAAGTGGAAACGGCGATTCCTGCTTTTATCGGATACACAGAGAAAGCTTCATTCAACGGAATTGACCTGGTGAAAAAACCTACACGTATCACTTCGCTGCTTGAGTATGAAACCATATTCGGCAAAGCGCAGAAAGAAAGATCAATCACAGTTACCATCACCGATGTGATGGATGGGACGGCTGTAACATCCCGTTCTATCAAAGCAGAAAGTGATGAGACGAAGCAGAGCAAATTCAAAATGTATTATTCATTGCAAATGTTTTTTGCTAACGGGGGCGGGCCTTGCTATATTGTTTCCGTTGGTACTTATGAAAACAAAGCAACAGCACCCGCAAAAGCAGATATTGATAAAGACAAGCTTTCAGATGGCCTTGCTGAGATTGCAAAATTTGACGAACCCACCCTGCTCGTATTTCCCGATGCTACAACACTGGACAATGATAAATACAGCACATTACTGGCGGAAGCATTAAAACAATGCTCAGACCTGCAGGACAGGTTTACAGTAATGGATGTAAAACCTGATAAGAGCGGAACCAATGTGGTGAACGATTCAATGAATGATTTCAGAAATGCCCAAATGACGGAGAGTGTGATTGATAAACTGAAATACGGAGCTGCTTATTTCCCATATATAAATACATCACTCAATTTCAGGTATGATGATAGCGATGTTTCAGTCATATACCAACAAGTAACAGCGGGAGTAAGTAAAACACTTACCAATGCGGACGACAACGCTGATGGTGATGCCGCAGATATTGAAAACATCAAGCTTTCACATATTACTACTCCTTTGGATGCTCTGGATGTTGATATTGTAAAGGGTTTGAACCTGATGAAGAACCCGCAACCAAATCCTGCTCCACCGAAACCTGTCATTGCACCCAATACAGAATTGTATAACCTCATAAAAGGCGAGTTGAGTAAAGTAACTATTACATTACCACCATCCGGGGCCGTAGTAGGTCAGTATGCATCTGTTGACTCTGCCCGTGGCGTTTGGAAAGCACCGGCAAATGTTTCTCTTTCATCTGTCAGCTCAGCAGCAGTAAAAATTTCGCATAATGATCAAATGAACCTGAATGTGGATCCCACATCTGGTAAATCAATTAATGCTATCCGTTATTTTACGGGGAAAGGATTATTGATTTGGGGCTCTCGTACCCTGGCAGGCAATGATAATGAATGGCGTTATGTTCCTGTTCGCCGCTTTTTCAATTTTGCAGAAGAGTCAATAAAAAAAGGAAGTGAATGGGTAGTGTTTGAACCCAACGATGCCAATACCTGGGTCAGGGTAAAAGCAATGATTGAAAATTTCTTATTGAAGCAATGGCGTGCAGGTGCATTAGCTGGAGCAAAACCTGAACATGCATTCTTTGTTAAAGTCGGCCTGGGTGTTACCATGACGGCACTCGATATACTGGAAGGCAGAATGAATATCGAAGTCGGGATGGCCGTTGTTCGCCCGGCAGAATTTATCATACTTAAATTTTCACACAAACTGCAGGAGTCATAA
- a CDS encoding DUF4255 domain-containing protein — protein MLRTAIEFLAEELKTYIVKKEPAMFRNEIAVLPSSLMKTDGSFAVGNQAESFKIIMTLVNLEEDRIADSQSYFQKVNDKVQFMNPPLNLNANILFSAMGENYLSDLRLLSYIVSFFQSYSVFEESNFPQLNNKVEPDKPWQKIGKLIVNLHTLTLEQQNNMWAAIGAKYMPSVVYKIRTISFTDSEPKMEAPPITDIRILDN, from the coding sequence ATGCTGCGAACAGCCATAGAATTTCTGGCAGAAGAACTCAAAACTTACATTGTTAAGAAAGAGCCGGCTATGTTTCGCAATGAGATTGCAGTTTTACCATCTTCCTTAATGAAAACAGATGGATCATTTGCTGTAGGCAACCAGGCTGAATCCTTTAAAATTATAATGACATTGGTAAATCTTGAGGAAGATCGTATAGCAGATTCACAATCTTATTTTCAGAAGGTAAATGATAAAGTTCAGTTTATGAATCCTCCATTGAACTTGAACGCAAATATTTTATTTTCAGCAATGGGAGAGAATTATCTTTCTGATTTAAGGTTACTCTCTTATATCGTAAGTTTTTTCCAGTCGTACTCTGTATTTGAAGAAAGCAACTTTCCGCAACTTAACAATAAAGTGGAACCTGATAAGCCGTGGCAGAAAATTGGGAAACTAATTGTAAACCTGCATACACTTACATTGGAGCAGCAAAATAATATGTGGGCAGCCATTGGAGCAAAGTATATGCCCAGCGTAGTTTATAAAATAAGAACAATATCCTTCACAGATAGCGAACCCAAAATGGAAGCACCACCGATTACAGATATCCGCATTCTGGATAATTGA
- a CDS encoding lycopene cyclase produces MPESKFPFRGQGYDYIISGAGCAGLSLLMYMIDSGKFSDKRILLVDREEKNKNDRTWCFWETSAGLFENCVYKRWDKMWFHDIGFSKLLDIQPYQYKMIRGIDFYKHCFAVINDQKKIDIVYGNVKGVTTEDGKAVLFINDEKITADYIFNSILFEKPVLKKNEHYLLQHFKGCVIETAVPSFNPSEATMMDFRVDQQDGTTFVYVMPFTETKALVEYTLFTETLLKPPQYDEALKNYISEYLKIKDYSLLEEEFGVIPMTNHRFQGIDHCIINIGTAGGQTKASSGYTFMFIQKHSKAIVHQIIKTGQPEVSVFSRRFHFYDSVLLEVLAGKKLSARNIFTPIIKKNKLQHLLRFMDNESSLSEDYKIISSLPTWTFLKAALKQL; encoded by the coding sequence ATGCCTGAATCTAAGTTCCCCTTTAGGGGGCAGGGGTATGATTATATTATCAGTGGAGCTGGTTGTGCCGGGCTTTCATTACTCATGTATATGATTGACTCAGGCAAATTTTCGGATAAACGAATTCTTTTAGTTGATAGAGAAGAAAAAAATAAAAATGATCGTACCTGGTGTTTTTGGGAAACCAGTGCCGGGCTTTTTGAAAACTGTGTTTACAAACGGTGGGATAAAATGTGGTTTCATGATATAGGATTTTCAAAATTGCTTGACATTCAACCCTACCAGTATAAAATGATTCGCGGCATAGATTTTTACAAACACTGTTTTGCTGTTATCAATGATCAAAAGAAAATAGATATCGTTTATGGTAATGTAAAAGGAGTAACGACTGAAGATGGTAAAGCTGTGCTTTTTATAAATGATGAAAAGATAACTGCTGATTATATTTTTAATAGCATTCTGTTTGAAAAACCAGTATTAAAGAAAAACGAACATTATTTGCTTCAGCATTTTAAAGGATGCGTAATTGAAACTGCCGTTCCTTCATTTAATCCATCCGAAGCTACAATGATGGACTTTCGTGTAGATCAACAAGACGGGACGACCTTCGTATACGTAATGCCTTTTACAGAAACAAAGGCACTGGTTGAGTATACACTTTTCACTGAAACACTGCTGAAACCTCCGCAATACGATGAAGCATTAAAAAATTATATCAGCGAATATTTAAAAATTAAAGACTATTCATTGCTTGAAGAAGAATTTGGCGTTATACCCATGACCAATCATCGTTTTCAGGGCATTGATCATTGTATTATTAATATTGGTACAGCCGGTGGACAAACAAAAGCTTCAAGTGGTTATACATTTATGTTTATACAGAAACATTCAAAAGCGATCGTTCATCAAATAATTAAAACAGGCCAACCAGAAGTTTCTGTGTTTTCAAGGCGGTTTCATTTTTATGATAGTGTACTGCTTGAAGTTCTTGCTGGGAAAAAATTATCCGCCCGGAATATTTTTACACCGATCATTAAAAAAAATAAATTACAGCATCTGCTACGGTTTATGGATAATGAAAGCTCTTTATCGGAAGATTATAAAATTATTTCTTCATTGCCAACCTGGACATTCCTAAAAGCTGCACTAAAACAGCTTTGA
- a CDS encoding beta-carotene hydroxylase, which yields MEIGLYIVVLLATFVIMEGITWLTHRFVMHGFLWYLHKDHHQIRPGVFEKNDLFAFIFAVPSFLLIYFGTYEKIWWMQSIGFGVMLYGFAYFMVHDVIIHQRFKWFSRSNNTYVRAIRWAHKMHHKHLDRHEGESFGFLYVHKKYWNKVKHDKKLMAGNKKVEYAPEVETPIP from the coding sequence ATAGAAATCGGTTTATATATAGTTGTGTTACTCGCAACTTTTGTGATCATGGAAGGCATCACCTGGCTTACACATCGTTTTGTGATGCATGGATTTCTCTGGTACTTGCACAAAGATCACCACCAGATAAGACCGGGTGTTTTTGAAAAGAATGATTTATTCGCCTTCATTTTTGCAGTACCCAGTTTTCTATTAATATATTTTGGCACTTACGAAAAAATTTGGTGGATGCAGTCTATTGGTTTTGGAGTTATGTTATATGGTTTCGCTTATTTCATGGTGCATGATGTAATTATTCATCAACGCTTCAAATGGTTTAGCCGCAGCAACAATACGTATGTGAGAGCAATCCGCTGGGCGCATAAAATGCATCACAAACATTTGGATAGACACGAAGGCGAAAGTTTTGGATTTTTATACGTACATAAAAAATACTGGAATAAAGTGAAGCATGATAAAAAATTAATGGCCGGCAATAAAAAAGTAGAGTATGCGCCTGAGGTGGAAACCCCCATCCCCTAA
- a CDS encoding isopentenyl-diphosphate Delta-isomerase → MDLQQVILVNEQDEQTGVMEKMEAHHKALLHRAFSVFIFNENGEMLLQQRALDKYHSPGLWSNACCSHPHPGEDTKLAAMRRVIEELGVTIPLEKQFHFIYKAEFENGLTEHEFDHVFTGQFNLAPEINKDEVHDYCYKSMAEIKQSLLTHPQKYTAWFKIAYPEIEKWWIKNFKQTIT, encoded by the coding sequence ATGGATTTACAACAGGTAATATTGGTAAATGAGCAAGATGAGCAAACAGGGGTGATGGAAAAAATGGAAGCTCATCATAAAGCATTGCTTCACCGGGCATTCAGTGTTTTTATTTTTAATGAAAATGGTGAAATGCTTTTGCAGCAAAGAGCATTGGATAAATATCACAGTCCGGGTTTGTGGAGCAATGCCTGTTGCAGTCATCCGCACCCGGGAGAAGATACAAAGCTAGCAGCGATGCGACGTGTAATTGAAGAACTGGGGGTTACAATTCCACTTGAAAAGCAATTTCATTTTATTTATAAAGCAGAGTTTGAGAATGGATTGACAGAGCATGAATTCGATCATGTCTTTACCGGGCAATTTAACCTGGCACCTGAAATTAATAAGGATGAAGTACATGATTATTGTTACAAATCCATGGCTGAAATAAAACAATCTTTACTGACTCATCCTCAGAAATATACGGCCTGGTTTAAAATTGCTTACCCGGAAATTGAAAAATGGTGGATAAAAAATTTTAAGCAGACAATAACCTGA
- a CDS encoding phytoene/squalene synthase family protein, with protein sequence MIELFHKVSEDCSRITTQRYSTSFSSAIRLLHKDLRQPVYNIYGFVRFADEIVDTFHEHNKSELLAQFKKETYDAIERGISMNPILNSFQKTVKEFDIDLKLVDAFLHSMEMDLSKQYYNQNDYEEYIYGSAEVVGLMCLYVFCSGNKELYEKLKNPARSLGAAFQKVNFLRDIKADYNGLSRIYFPGCDFNNFTERQKKEIEEDIQKDFQNALTGILQLPLKAKFGVYVAYKYYMSLFKKIKRLHHSTILETRIRIPDYKKLIIVLRASVKNHTGMI encoded by the coding sequence ATGATTGAATTGTTTCATAAAGTAAGCGAAGATTGCAGCCGCATTACTACACAGCGGTACAGCACTTCTTTTTCATCGGCCATCCGGCTGCTGCATAAGGATCTGCGCCAGCCCGTTTATAATATTTATGGGTTTGTCCGGTTTGCTGATGAAATTGTTGACACTTTTCATGAACATAATAAATCTGAATTACTGGCCCAGTTTAAGAAAGAAACTTATGATGCTATTGAGAGAGGTATTAGCATGAACCCGATACTCAACAGTTTTCAGAAAACGGTAAAAGAATTTGATATTGATCTGAAACTTGTTGATGCATTCCTGCATAGTATGGAAATGGATCTATCCAAACAATATTATAACCAAAATGATTACGAAGAATATATTTATGGTTCAGCAGAAGTAGTCGGGCTGATGTGCCTTTATGTTTTTTGTAGTGGGAATAAAGAACTCTACGAAAAACTGAAAAACCCGGCCCGTTCATTGGGAGCTGCATTCCAGAAAGTGAATTTTTTGAGGGATATAAAAGCAGATTACAACGGCTTGTCAAGAATTTATTTTCCCGGATGTGATTTCAATAATTTCACAGAACGTCAGAAAAAAGAAATAGAGGAAGATATTCAAAAAGATTTTCAGAATGCATTAACGGGGATATTACAGTTACCGCTAAAGGCAAAATTCGGGGTATATGTAGCTTATAAATATTATATGTCTTTATTTAAAAAAATAAAACGGTTGCATCATTCTACTATTCTTGAAACCCGCATACGTATACCCGATTATAAAAAACTCATAATTGTATTACGGGCAAGTGTAAAAAATCATACGGGGATGATTTAA
- the crtI gene encoding phytoene desaturase, translating to MAKKIIVIGSGFAGLSAASFMAKAGWDVTVIEKNGTAGGRARQLKENGFTFDMGPSWYWMPDVFERYFKLFGKKVEDYYKLERLDPSYRIYWDDGFTNVPASYEELRNIFEQFEPGSAKRLDKFLEEAEFKYETGINKLVHKPGLSITEFFDWDFIKGVFRLDVFNSIKKHIQKYFHHPRLQQMMEFPVLFLGALPENTPALYSLMNYADIKLGTWYPQGGMYAVVEGMYKLALETGVKFHFNENVEEIVVENGVAKQVKTNKDEYVADAVISGADYHFTEMELLKEENRSYTKTYWDKKLMAPSCLLFYVGLNKKLKNVLHHSLFFDVPFDKHATEIYTTKEWPTEPLFYVSVNSVTDSSVAPLGSEAVVFLIPVAAGLENDTEELREKYFNRIIDRMEKHTGQSIRETIVYKKTYAVSDFVNDYNSYRGNAYGLANTLMQTAIFRPQCRSKKVKNLFYTGQLTIPGPGVPPSLISGEVVAKEVLKTFG from the coding sequence TTGGCAAAAAAAATAATTGTTATTGGGTCCGGTTTTGCAGGTTTATCAGCTGCATCATTCATGGCAAAAGCCGGGTGGGATGTTACTGTGATTGAAAAGAACGGAACAGCAGGAGGAAGAGCAAGACAATTAAAGGAAAATGGTTTCACTTTCGATATGGGCCCGAGTTGGTACTGGATGCCCGATGTGTTTGAAAGATATTTTAAGCTCTTTGGAAAAAAAGTTGAAGACTATTATAAATTAGAGAGATTAGATCCATCGTACAGGATCTACTGGGACGATGGATTTACAAATGTTCCTGCATCTTATGAAGAATTGAGAAATATATTTGAGCAATTTGAACCGGGTAGTGCCAAACGATTAGATAAATTTCTTGAAGAAGCTGAGTTCAAATACGAGACCGGTATAAATAAACTGGTACATAAACCGGGACTTTCAATAACAGAGTTCTTTGACTGGGATTTTATAAAAGGTGTGTTTAGGCTTGATGTTTTTAATTCTATTAAAAAACATATTCAAAAATACTTTCATCATCCACGATTGCAACAGATGATGGAGTTTCCTGTTCTTTTTCTTGGTGCATTACCAGAAAATACTCCTGCATTATATAGCCTGATGAATTATGCTGATATCAAACTCGGCACATGGTACCCGCAGGGTGGCATGTATGCAGTGGTAGAAGGAATGTATAAACTAGCTTTGGAAACTGGCGTAAAATTTCATTTCAATGAAAACGTGGAGGAAATAGTTGTAGAGAATGGAGTTGCAAAACAAGTTAAAACAAATAAGGATGAATATGTTGCCGATGCAGTCATCAGCGGAGCAGATTATCATTTTACAGAAATGGAATTGCTAAAAGAAGAGAACAGGAGTTATACAAAAACCTATTGGGACAAAAAACTAATGGCGCCATCTTGTTTGCTGTTTTATGTAGGGTTAAATAAAAAGTTGAAAAATGTTTTGCATCATTCCTTATTCTTCGATGTGCCTTTTGATAAACATGCTACAGAAATTTATACAACAAAAGAATGGCCTACGGAACCGTTGTTTTATGTAAGTGTAAACTCTGTTACAGACAGTTCGGTTGCTCCATTGGGTAGTGAGGCCGTTGTATTTCTGATTCCTGTGGCGGCTGGCCTGGAAAATGATACAGAAGAACTGCGGGAAAAATATTTCAACCGAATAATAGATAGGATGGAAAAACATACCGGTCAGTCAATAAGAGAGACTATTGTATATAAAAAAACCTATGCGGTCTCGGATTTCGTAAATGATTATAATTCGTACCGTGGCAATGCCTACGGCCTTGCAAATACGCTGATGCAGACAGCGATATTCAGGCCGCAGTGCAGAAGCAAAAAAGTGAAAAATCTTTTTTACACAGGTCAATTAACTATACCCGGCCCGGGTGTACCACCTAGCCTGATAAGTGGTGAAGTAGTAGCAAAAGAAGTTCTTAAAACGTTCGGTTAA
- a CDS encoding RNA polymerase sigma factor, whose protein sequence is MSTTEFNHLVLETSEALKPFAVSLTRDNEQAKDLYQETLYKAFANKDKYNIGTNIKAWLYTIMRNTFINEYRRRVSRNIVFHDPTADYQLFNIPDLTFNNTESNILFKDIQKKVNNLPCIFRHPFKLYFEGYKYHEIAYIMNEPLGTIKSRIHFARKLLKEQIERN, encoded by the coding sequence ATGTCAACAACAGAATTCAATCATCTCGTACTGGAAACTTCAGAGGCCTTAAAGCCTTTTGCTGTTAGCCTGACAAGGGATAATGAACAGGCTAAAGATCTTTACCAGGAAACACTCTATAAAGCATTTGCAAATAAGGATAAGTATAATATAGGCACCAATATCAAGGCATGGTTGTACACAATAATGCGTAATACCTTTATTAATGAATATCGTCGCAGGGTCAGTCGGAATATCGTTTTTCATGATCCTACAGCAGATTATCAGCTATTTAACATCCCAGACCTGACATTCAATAACACCGAGTCAAATATTCTGTTCAAGGATATTCAAAAAAAAGTAAACAATTTACCATGTATTTTCAGACACCCGTTTAAATTATATTTCGAAGGATATAAATATCATGAGATTGCCTATATAATGAATGAACCACTTGGAACAATCAAAAGCCGAATTCATTTTGCCCGTAAATTGCTGAAAGAACAGATCGAAAGAAATTAA
- a CDS encoding MerR family transcriptional regulator, producing MDTFTIKDLETISGIKAHTIRIWEQRYSLIKPTRTGTNIRRYSSDELRHILNISLLNKNGFKISHISRMTETEMQEKILSLSDVNAQRDRLINELIANLSTLELDEFEKQIDSYIHSRGIEKTINQLIFPFLEKIGILWLTNNINPAQEHLVTNIIRSKLINGIECSHSHYKLNKTFLLFLPESEYHELGLLFVYYLLKSRGAKVHYLGSNIPLKDAAFVIRSLKPDVIYMHLTSTSSKFNLDKYLQHLKLHSGKIPVIISGYITQHYKKPPPVGFQLKKSLSQVMEYISSLST from the coding sequence ATGGATACTTTTACTATTAAAGACCTGGAAACTATTTCCGGAATAAAAGCTCATACCATTCGAATATGGGAACAGCGTTATTCCTTAATTAAACCCACCCGTACCGGCACGAATATCCGCCGCTATTCTTCTGATGAGTTAAGACATATCCTGAATATTTCCCTGCTTAATAAGAACGGGTTTAAGATTTCACATATCAGTAGGATGACGGAAACGGAAATGCAGGAAAAAATTCTTTCGCTAAGCGATGTAAATGCACAACGTGACCGCTTGATCAATGAACTGATCGCAAATCTCTCAACGCTGGAACTGGATGAATTCGAAAAACAGATTGACAGTTATATTCATTCAAGAGGGATTGAAAAAACAATTAACCAACTGATCTTTCCTTTTCTCGAGAAAATCGGGATACTCTGGCTTACTAATAATATCAACCCTGCACAGGAGCATCTTGTTACAAATATTATCCGCAGCAAACTGATCAATGGCATTGAATGTTCACATTCGCATTACAAGCTGAACAAAACATTTTTATTGTTCCTGCCCGAGTCGGAATATCATGAACTGGGACTTCTCTTTGTTTATTACTTATTAAAATCACGGGGAGCGAAGGTTCATTATTTAGGAAGTAATATTCCATTGAAGGATGCGGCATTTGTGATCAGAAGTTTGAAACCAGATGTGATCTATATGCATCTTACCTCTACGTCTTCAAAGTTCAATCTCGATAAATACTTACAGCATTTAAAACTCCATTCAGGTAAAATACCGGTTATTATCTCCGGCTATATTACCCAGCATTATAAAAAGCCACCTCCCGTAGGTTTCCAGCTTAAAAAATCACTAAGCCAGGTTATGGAGTATATTTCCTCACTTTCCACCTGA
- a CDS encoding glycosyltransferase family 4 protein, producing the protein MPKVLRILNRLVIGGPLLNASYLTKYMSPEFETMLVAGEREDHEKDAGFVTDSLGIQPVFISNMSRSINLRKDYDSYKQLQKLIGQFKPDIVHTHAAKPGALGRLAAKSMNVPVVVHTFHGHVFHSYFNSIKNNVFINIERYLGRKSDAIIAISNEQKNELVNKFKIAPENKFRIIPLGLDLDKFQADQENKRKKFRAEFNIGDDEIVITITGRLVPVKNHDLFLKAIRFLKENTATRFKAFIVGDGETRNELEQKASGYGIKFSDEKSNEHPHELVFTSWRKDIDYINAGSDIIALTSLNEGTPVSLIEAQAAGKPVISTRVGGIETVVNENITGLLSDIDDEQQFCRNLLSLVNDHELRKRLSGSGVQHVIEKFSYQRLVKDMSKLYNELLDSRKNV; encoded by the coding sequence ATGCCGAAAGTGTTGAGAATATTAAACCGATTAGTTATTGGAGGGCCATTGCTAAATGCATCCTATCTTACAAAGTATATGTCACCCGAATTTGAAACAATGCTGGTGGCTGGGGAAAGGGAAGATCATGAAAAAGATGCAGGATTTGTAACGGACTCATTAGGCATTCAGCCGGTGTTCATATCCAATATGTCAAGGTCGATTAATCTAAGAAAAGATTATGATTCTTACAAGCAGTTACAAAAACTGATCGGGCAATTTAAACCTGATATCGTTCATACACATGCTGCAAAGCCGGGGGCATTAGGCCGGTTGGCTGCTAAATCCATGAATGTACCGGTTGTGGTACATACTTTTCACGGCCATGTTTTTCATTCGTATTTTAATTCAATTAAAAATAATGTTTTCATAAATATCGAGAGATACCTGGGGCGCAAATCAGATGCTATAATTGCGATCAGCAATGAACAGAAGAATGAGCTGGTAAATAAATTTAAAATTGCACCTGAAAATAAATTCCGGATCATACCACTTGGTCTTGACCTCGATAAATTTCAGGCAGACCAGGAAAATAAGAGAAAAAAATTCAGAGCAGAGTTTAATATCGGGGATGATGAAATTGTGATCACAATAACAGGGCGACTGGTTCCGGTAAAAAATCATGATCTATTTTTAAAGGCAATTCGTTTTCTGAAAGAAAATACAGCGACACGTTTTAAAGCTTTTATAGTGGGTGATGGGGAAACAAGAAATGAACTAGAGCAAAAGGCATCAGGTTATGGCATAAAATTTTCAGATGAAAAAAGCAATGAACATCCGCATGAATTGGTTTTTACTTCATGGAGAAAAGATATTGATTATATAAATGCAGGTTCAGACATTATAGCACTAACATCTTTAAATGAAGGAACCCCGGTAAGCCTGATAGAAGCACAGGCGGCAGGTAAACCAGTAATATCTACACGGGTCGGGGGAATTGAAACAGTGGTAAATGAAAATATTACAGGGTTGCTTTCAGATATTGATGATGAACAGCAGTTTTGCCGGAATCTGCTATCTCTTGTAAACGATCATGAATTGCGTAAACGATTATCAGGATCCGGCGTACAACACGTTATTGAAAAATTTTCTTACCAACGTCTTGTAAAAGACATGTCGAAGCTCTATAATGAATTATTAGATTCAAGAAAAAATGTTTAA